One window from the genome of Heptranchias perlo isolate sHepPer1 chromosome 22, sHepPer1.hap1, whole genome shotgun sequence encodes:
- the LOC137340520 gene encoding trinucleotide repeat-containing gene 6A protein-like isoform X2 has protein sequence MRGLEANATKEAQEKQNRDRVQEKEEQLMEERKKRKDDKKKKEAALKKAIEQKNKVPESTKTSQSQPQPANPNSGTSTTTSNNSNAKRVPVNTQQQALSRYPPREVPPRFRHQEQKQLLKRGQQLPSAAGTATPVLTSQSGGSAVTVQPVTNGQLHYSSKTQTDLNHSGLGSHYENSHWGPVSTNSDSTTNWDKVIVDGSDKEAWPSITGSDPELASECMDVDSASSSGSEKNLNIMASGSTVGDGDGNRTGNGNGSSSQFVVGNVSNNVGNGSINGPWGGSRGSLSSTCQGSAENMDGKPESDHGKLNAWGSIGSTSSGSLNPNGLNPNANLGVWPVLENDGNTVQGPVPGGNSGTNVQRSTVGQMLNNQSVNMGLSAHGSWGGLQENSDAEVNGTRKVSFSGQPQNLNTEMNGPNNTTNPLTSSLPNSTSSMQTNELPKLTGPGAWGVPLGMSTVNPSQLQASSITNGTSVSQLGNGGISEGMNSGSYGTTWGTSGTNYSGEKCPGSSSNLGQASGDTVNATLAQSTINGSGSTSYKSNGGSNRGGVAWESGVVNSHNMAWGTGNSIGSGGTRRVWGNPAPNANTGTNVSNGEWNKLPNNQHSNNGLNGSGNRKGTNGWKSLDDALCGQNSTTSQPSEQNNIWVKTPTSTSGTVDSEGSTESTGSRHDRMSVGSGDGNSRRGEKRKPDKQGNVQSILSRTDLDPRVLSNTGWGQTPIKQNTAWDIEPSAKSERKTDNGTEAWGGRVSQTSNSGGWGDGPGPNSNDTSSVSGWGDPKPATVSCNTGWGDTKGSSSEGGWEDNSAATGMVKSNQMWGGNKEEKSTAWNDAQKVKQGWVDGQKSNQGWVMSGADGWGENSRGGQWGEPQKTSSGGWDNDSDRSVSGWSEPGRPGTGRSTWASSNNSNPNNTAGWGEPAKPAQPQGWGEPAKPAQPQGWGEPAKPAQPQGWGEPAKPAQPQGWGEPAKPAQPQGWGEPAKPAQPQGWGEPAKPAQPQGWGEPAKPAQPQGWGEPAKPSNSADWNKPQDSNSSWGAAPPANKPSGPGWLNGPMPAPSKEEEPTGWEEPSPESIRRKMEIDDGTAAWGDPSKYNYKSVNMWNKNVQSSGSSSEQPAQVQPTTTPQQAPPQLPQQMPPSSAMPNKENSGSGWGETYTIQTKPEFSWGEPPALTATVDNGTVAWGQPMDTGTSWREPVNDSAGTSGWGNTPAAPPPPNRSGPKPMQDGWGDEEASVPGTRHSSWEEEEGESVMWNSNISQDNNSSSNWAPKKMAQKGMMKGGNKPDDMWMNQLMKQFSNIGFSREPAEETKSNKMDIPVGMLRDKRMEMDKHGINIGEYNGIIGKGHASRPQISKESSMERNPYYDKLSLSLSNQDGIIAEEPQNLPYMSTPSMKLPPSNGALPNQALGSMGLGMQNLNSVRQNGNPNVFGGSNAAAQARGMQQPPAQPLNSSQPNLRAQVPPPLLSPQVPASLLKYATANGSLNTALLNFGPQQVAMLNQLSQLNQLSQLSQISQLQRLLLQQQKAQNQRNVPGPMRQSQEQAARVLNMQQMLQHPRQLDTSLPKQQPPSQQPMHKPFPENLMPPTPHELQTKEPPSLNSYSSYPLGGFPQPSPGQSDPTVPQAAHLPHMPLHYPIPKMFLPDNSPNHSLLSPPLCNANSHMPGSPIHQHAGRKPATQERSMSRGLNPNLNVPLDFGSIVNLKEPQSQQSRLKQWTASENLPVNSSLDQNSSKHGATSSGLSICSGKLLEESPFGHFDISMNSLASPPGSVGDGWPSAKSPSDKLSSNVNWPPEFRPGEPWKGYQNIDPETDPYVTPGSVMTNLSISTARDLDLLRDRNNGSSSSMNTTLPSTSAWSLVGASSYNSSLSSTAQSTPARIGDPKSTWSPGPVTNASLAHELWKVPLLPKNTTAPSRPPPGLTNQKPSSSWGNSSLRVGGGWGNSESRYNPGPSWGDISSGRITNWLVLKNLTPQIDGSTLRTLCMQHGPLITFHLNLPHGNALVCYSSKEEAAKAQKSLHMCVLGNTTILAEFASEDEINRFFAQGQSLTPSLGWQSLGSSQNRIAPIDSSHPFSNRNDLNHWNGAGLSGTGSGDLHGTSLWGTPNYSTSLWGTPSSNDTRGIGSPSPINAFLPVDHLGGGESI, from the exons ATTTAAACCATAGTGGTTTGGGATCGCATTATGAAAATTCTCACTGGGGACCTGTCTCTACCAACAGTGACTCTACTACAAATTGGGATAAAGTTATTGTAGACGGGTCCGACAAAGAAGCCTGGCCTTCAATCACTGGCAGTGACCCAGAGTTAGCTTCAGAATGCATGGACGTTGACTCTGCTTCAAGCTCTGGGTCAGAGAAGAACCTCAATATCATGGCTTCGGGGAGCACAGTTGGTGATGGCGATGGGAACCGAACGGGCAATGGAAATGGTTCTTCGAGCCAGTTTGTGGTTGGAAATGTCAgcaataatgtaggaaatggaagTATTAATGGGCCTTGGGGAGGGTCTCGAGGCTCTTTGTCAAGCACATGTCAGGGTTCTGCAGAAAATATGGATGGCAAACCAGaaagtgaccatggtaaactgaaTGCTTGGGGCAGCATAGGTTCCACATCAAGTGGATCCCTGAATCCAAATGGTTTGAATCCAAATGCCAACCTAGGTGTCTGGCCCGTgttggaaaatgatggaaatactgtGCAAGGACCTGTGCCAGGTGGCAATTCTGGCACCAATGTTCAACGTAGCACTGTAGGTCAAATGCTGAATAATCAGAGTGTTAACATGGGACTATCAGCTCATGGTTCGTGGGGAGGACTTCAGGAGAATTCTGATGCAGAAGTTAATGGTACAAGGAAGGTTTCATTCAGTGGACAACCTCAAAACCTTAACACTGAAATGAATGGACCAAATAACACTACTAACCCTTTGACCTCTAGCTTACCAAACTCTACTAGTTCGATGCAGACAAATGAACTGCCTAAACTTACAGGGCCTGGGGCCTGGGGTGTACCCTTAGGAATGAGCACAGTAAACCCATCTCAGCTTCAGGCCTCTTCAATTACAAATGGCACTTCTGTTTCTCAGCTTGGCAATGGAGGAATTAGTGAGGGAATGAACAGTGGGTCTTATGGTACGACTTGGGGTACATCTGGCACTAACTACTCTGGAGAAAAATGTCCAGGCTCAAGCAGTAATTTGGGGCAAGCTAGTGGTGACACTGTGAATGCAACTCTAGCACAATCCACTATTAATGGATCTGGAAGTACTTCTTACAAAAGTAATGGGGGAAGCAATAGAGGGGGAGTCGCATGGGAATCTGGTGTGGTCAACTCCCACAATATGGCTTGGGGAACAGGGAACAGTATAGGCTCCGGAGGGACTCGAAGAGTCTGGGGGAACCCAGCACCAAATGCAAACACTGGCACTAATGTCTCAAATGGGGAATGGAACAAACTGCCTAACAATCAGCATTCCAATAATGGTCTAAATGGAAGTGGTAATAGGAAGGGAACAAATGGATGGAAAAGTCTAGACGATGCTCTTTGTGGTCAGAATTCTACTACATCTCAGCCGAGTGAACAAAACAATATATGGGTCAAAACTCCAACTTCAACTTCAGGTACTGTGGACAGTGAGGGGAGCACAGAGAGCACCGGGAGTCGCCATGATAGAATGAGTGTGGGAAGTGGTGATGGCAATAGCAGACGTGGTGAGAAAAGGAAACCTGACAAACAGGGAAATGTCCAAAGTATTCTGAGTAGAACTGACTTGGACCCACGTGTCCTTTCCAATACTGGCTGGGGACAGACTCCAATCAAACAGAACACTGCCTGGGATATTGAACCTTCAGcgaagagtgagagaaaaactgacAATGGAACAGAGGCCTGGGGAGGTCGTGTTTCCCAGACTTCAAACTcagggggatggggggatgggcCTGGCCCAAACAGTAATGATACCTCATCAGTATCTGGGTGGGGGGATCCAAAGCCTGCTACAGTCTCTTGCAACACGGGTTGGGGAGACACCAAAGGCTCAAGCAGCGAAGGGGGGTGGGAGGATAATTCTGCTGCTACGGGAATGGTAAAGAGCAATCAAATGTGGGGAGGAAACAAAGAAGAGAAGTCAACTGCGTGGAATGATGCACAAAAGGTCAAACAGGGATGGGTTGATGGACAGAAATCAAACCAGGGTTGGGTAATGTCTGGAGCTGATGGATGGGGTGAGAATTCGAGGGGTGGCCAGTGGGGGGAACCACAGAAGACAAGCTCAGGCGGTTGGGATAATGACAGCGATAGATCTGTGTCTGGCTGGAGTGAACCTGGGAGACCGGGCACAGGCCGTAGCACATGGGCAAGTAGCAACAATTCCAACCCCAATAATACTGCAGGCTGGGGGGAGCCCGCCAAGCCTGCTCAGCCCCAGGGCTGGGGGGAGCCCGCCAAGCCTGCTCAGCCCCAGGGCTGGGGGGAGCCCGCCAAGCCTGCTCAGCCCCAGGGCTGGGGGGAGCCCGCCAAGCCTGCTCAGCCCCAGGGCTGGGGGGAGCCCGCCAAGCCTGCTCAGCCCCAGGGCTGGGGGGAGCCCGCCAAGCCTGCTCAGCCCCAGGGCTGGGGGGAGCCCGCCAAGCCTGCTCAGCCCCAGGGCTGGGGGGAGCCCGCCAAGCCTGCTCAGCCCCAGGGCTGGGGGGAGCCCGCCAAGCCGAGTAACTCTGCAGATTGGAACAAGCCACAGGACAGTAACAGTTCTTGGGGAGCGGCACCTCCTGCAAATAAACCTTCCGGCCCAGGCTGGCTCAATGGCCCGATGCCGGCTCCATCAAAAGAGGAGGAACCTACGGGCTGGGAGGAGCCTTCTCCGGAATCTATTCGCCGTAAAATGGAAATCGACGATGGCACCGCCGCCTGGGGGGACCCGAGCAAGTACAACTACAAGAGTGTGAACATGTGGAACAAAAACGTGCAGAGCAGCGGCAGCAGCTCTGAGCAGCCAGCACAGGTCCAGCCCACAACGACACCGCAGCAGGCCCCACCACAGCTGCCACAGCAAATGCCACCGTCAAGTGCCATGCCAAACAAAGAGAACAGCGGCTCTG GTTGGGGAGAAACATACACCATTCAGACAAAGCCAGAATTCTCTTGGGGAGAACCGCCTGCTCTAACCGCGACAGTGGACAATGGAACCGTGGCCTGGGGTCAACCCATGGATACAGGAACCAGCTGGAGAGAGCCCGTTAATGACAGTGCTGGTACCTCTGGCTGGGGCAACACTCCAGCTGCCCCACCACCTCCAAATAGATCTG GCCCCAAACCTATGCAAGATGGCTGGGGTGATGAGGAAGCATCGGTGCCAGGAACTCGTCACTCcagctgggaggaggaggaaggggagtcgGTGATGTGGAACAGTAACATCTCGCAAGATAACAACTCCTCTTCAAACTGGGCACCAAAAAAGATGGCTCAAAAG ggCATGATGAAAGGGGGAAACAAGCCAGATGATATGTGGATGAATCAATTAATGAAGCAATTCTCTAACATTGGATTTTCT AGGGAGCCTGCTGAAGAAACAAAGAGCAATAAGATGGACATACCTGTTG GTATGTTAAGAGATAAAAGAATGGAGATGGACAAACACGGCATAAACATTGGAGAATATAATGGCATTATAGGGAAAGGACATGCTTCTCGTCCTCAGATTTCCAAAGAGTCTTCCATGGAACGCAATCCTTATTATGATAAG ctgtctctgtctctgtccaatCAAGATGGCATTATAGCAGAAGAGCCCCAAAACTTACCGTACATGTCCACACCAAGCATGAAGCTTCCCCCTTCAAACGGTGCACTACCTAATCAGGCCCTTGGCTCAATGGGGCTGGGCATGCAAAACTTGAATTCTGTTAGACAG AATGGCAATCCTAATGTATTTGGCGGCAGCAATGCAGCAGCACAAGCCAGGGGCATGCAACAGCCTCCAGCACAACCTCTTAACTCATCTCAGCCTAATCTCCGCGCTCAAGTGCCTCCTCCATTATTATCCCCTCAG GTTCCAGCATCGTTACTGAAGTATGCAACAGCCAACGGGAGCCTAAACACTGCACTATTAAATTTCGGTCCCCAGCAGGTAGCCATGCTCAATCAGCTCTCCCAGTTGAACCAGCTGTCTCAACTTTCACAGATCTCCCAGCTACAG CGCCTGCTGCTTCAGCAGCAGAAGGCACAGAATCAGAGGAACGTGCCTGGACCCATGCGTCAGTCTCAAGAACAG GCTGCTCGTGTGCTCAACATGCAACAGATGCTGCAACACCCCCGTCAACTGGATACAAGCCTTCCGAAGCAGCAGCCTCCGTCGCAGCAGCCAATGCATAAGCCCTTCCCGGAGAATCTcatgccccccacccctcacGAGCTGCAGACAAAAGAGCCGCCTTCGCTCAACTCGTACAGCAGCTACCCTCTAGGTGGGTTTCCCCAACCCAGTCCAGGGCAGTCTGATCCCACGGTGCCACAAGCTGCTCACCTTCCCCACATGCCCTTACACTACCCCATCCCCAAAATGTTTCTTCCTGACAACAGCCCTAATCACAGCCTCCTCAGTCCCCCCCTGTGTAATGCAAACAGCCACATGCCAGGCTCACCCATCCATCAACATGCAGGGAGGAAGCCTGCCACTCAAGAAAGGTCTATGTCAAGAG GCTTGAATCCAAACTTGAATGTACCCCTGGATTTCGGCAGTATTGTTAACCTGAAAGAACCACAATCCCAACAGTCCCGACTGAAGCAGTGGACTGCCTCGGAGAACCTACCCGTTAATTCCTCTCTAGATCAAAACTCCAGCAAACATG gTGCTACTTCAAGTGGTCTTAGTATTTGTTCGGGCAAGTTGCTTGAAGAATCTCCTTTTGGTCATTTTGACATTTCCATGAACTCTCTGGCCAGTCCtcctgggtctgttggagatggCTGGCCAAGTGCCAAATCACCCAGTGATAAGCTCTCTAGCAATGTTAATTGGCCACCAG AGTTTCGCCCTGGTGAGCCTTGGAAAGGTTATCAAAACATTGACCCTGAAACTGACCCTTACGTCACTCCTGGCAGTGTGATGACCAATCTGTCAATCTCTACTGCCCGGGATCTTGACCTCCTCAGGGACAGGAACAATG GGTCGTCCTCATCTATGAACACCACGCTGCCTTCAACTAGTGCCTGGTCCCTTGTTGGTGCCTCCAGCTACAATAGTTCCCTCAGCAGTACAGCACAAAGCACTCCAG CCAGAATCGGTGATCCCAAATCCACTTGGTCTCCTGGTCCGGTCACCAATGCTTCCCTGGCCCACGAGCTGTGGAAAGTCCCCCTGCTGCCCAAAAACACTACCGCTCCGTCCCGCCCGCCACCAGGGCTGACCAATCAGAAGCCTTCGTCCTCGTGGGGAAATAGCTCACTGCGAGTGGGTGGAGGATGGGGAAATTCCGAGTCCAGATACAACCCGG GTCCAAGCTGGGGTGACATCAGCTCAGGGAGAATAACCAATTGGCTTGTTCTCAAGAACCTCACGCCTCAG ATTGACGGCTCCACCTTGCGTACACTGTGCATGCAGCACGGCCCACTAATAACATTCCACCTTAACCTGCCCCACGGAAACGCTTTGGTCTGTTACAGCTCGAAAGAAGAGGCAGCCAAGGCACAGAAATCTCTGCACAT GTGTGTTTTAGGGAACACTACCATCCTTGCTGAGTTTGCCAGTGAAGACGAGATTAATCGCTTCTTTGCACAAGGCCAGTCGCTGACTCCCTCTCTGGGCTGGCAATCTCTGGGATCCAGCCAGAACCGCATCGCACCCATTGACAGTTCCCACCCATTCTCAAACCGCAATGATCTCAATCACTGGAATGGTGCTGGGCTGTCGGGAACTGGTAGTGGAGACCTCCACGGCACTTCACTCTGGGGCACCCCCAATTATTCCACTAGCCTGTGGGGAACCCCGAGCAGCAATGACACGCGGGGAATCGGCAGCCCCTCCCCCATCAATGCTTTCCTCCCTGTTGACCACCTGGGAGGTGGAGAGTCCATCTGA